The following are from one region of the Mycolicibacterium diernhoferi genome:
- a CDS encoding TetR/AcrR family transcriptional regulator: MAPTKVWRGQTLRDRTADRRTALLDVGCKLLGSGGSAAVTMRAVCRDAQLSPRYFYESFDGREDLLVAVYNQVEERLLAHLMGRRTDQPVTLREVLESCADFFEEDPQRARILLREPLADDTLRKHSASRTPAFVAALIPVLGPQLNDLLAGDVARIQILSTALGGALVALYLDWADGRLNVSRDTIADAAVDIVMAMTGFRAS, translated from the coding sequence GTGGCACCGACAAAGGTCTGGCGTGGCCAGACGCTGCGGGACCGCACCGCGGACCGGCGGACGGCGCTGCTCGACGTCGGGTGCAAACTGCTCGGATCCGGGGGATCGGCGGCGGTCACCATGCGCGCGGTGTGCCGGGACGCCCAACTGAGCCCCCGCTACTTCTACGAGAGCTTCGACGGCCGAGAGGACCTGCTGGTCGCGGTCTACAACCAGGTCGAGGAACGGCTGCTGGCGCACCTGATGGGCCGGCGCACCGATCAACCCGTCACTCTTCGCGAGGTGCTGGAGAGCTGCGCGGACTTCTTCGAGGAGGACCCGCAGCGGGCCCGGATCCTGTTGCGCGAGCCGCTGGCCGACGACACCCTGCGCAAACACAGCGCCAGCCGCACCCCGGCCTTCGTGGCGGCGCTGATCCCGGTGCTGGGTCCGCAGCTCAACGACCTGCTGGCCGGCGATGTCGCCCGGATCCAGATCCTGTCCACCGCGCTGGGCGGGGCCCTGGTGGCGCTCTACCTGGACTGGGCCGACGGCCGGCTCAACGTCAGCCGGGACACCATCGCCGATGCTGCGGTCGACATCGTGATGGCGATGACCGGTTTCCGCGCGAGTTAG
- a CDS encoding glycosyltransferase family 4 protein, with product MSQAPGARPVRRVLLLGWRDTGHPQGGGSEAYLQRIGAHLAASGVAVTLRTARYPGAPRRDTLDGVTVSRGGGPYSVYVRAGLAMVAARIGLGPLRRARPDVIVDTQNGIPFLARLAYGRRSVLLVHHCHREQWPVAGRRTGRFGWFVESRLSPALHRRNQYVTVSLPSARELTELGVDSARIAVVRNGLDEAPAATLTADRSATPRVSVLSRLVPHKQIEDALDAVAALRPQIPDLHLDIVGGGWWEQPLVEHAAALGITDAVTFHGHVDDEAKHHVVQQSWVHVLPSRKEGWGLAVIEAAQHGVPTIGYRTSGGLTDSVVDGVTGLLVDGPDDLVDGLRRLLTDPVLREELGAKARIRSAEFSWALSADAMRSVLESVHAGEFVSGVV from the coding sequence ATGTCTCAAGCTCCCGGTGCCCGGCCCGTCCGGCGTGTGCTGCTGTTGGGCTGGCGCGACACCGGACACCCCCAGGGTGGCGGGAGCGAGGCCTACCTGCAGCGCATCGGCGCCCACCTGGCCGCCTCCGGGGTGGCGGTCACCCTGCGCACCGCGCGCTACCCGGGCGCCCCGCGCCGCGACACCCTCGACGGCGTGACGGTCAGCCGCGGCGGCGGCCCCTACTCGGTGTACGTGCGGGCGGGCCTGGCCATGGTGGCCGCACGGATCGGTCTGGGACCGCTACGCCGGGCCCGGCCCGACGTCATCGTCGACACCCAGAACGGCATCCCGTTCCTGGCCCGGCTGGCCTACGGCCGACGCTCGGTGCTGCTGGTGCACCACTGCCACCGCGAGCAGTGGCCGGTGGCCGGCCGGCGCACCGGACGGTTCGGCTGGTTCGTCGAATCGCGGCTCTCCCCGGCGCTGCACCGCCGCAACCAGTACGTCACGGTGTCGCTGCCGTCCGCGCGTGAACTCACCGAACTCGGCGTCGACTCCGCGCGAATCGCGGTGGTACGCAACGGATTGGACGAGGCGCCGGCGGCGACGCTGACCGCCGACCGGTCCGCCACCCCGCGGGTCTCGGTGCTCTCCCGGCTGGTTCCGCACAAGCAGATCGAGGACGCGCTCGACGCCGTCGCCGCGCTACGCCCGCAGATCCCGGACCTGCACCTGGACATCGTCGGTGGCGGATGGTGGGAGCAGCCGCTGGTCGAGCACGCCGCGGCGCTGGGCATCACCGACGCCGTCACCTTCCACGGCCACGTCGACGACGAGGCCAAACACCATGTCGTGCAGCAGAGTTGGGTGCACGTGCTGCCCTCGCGCAAAGAGGGCTGGGGGCTGGCCGTCATCGAGGCGGCCCAACACGGTGTGCCGACCATCGGCTACCGCACCTCCGGCGGACTGACCGACTCCGTCGTCGACGGCGTCACCGGACTGCTGGTCGACGGCCCCGACGACCTCGTCGACGGGTTGCGCCGGCTGCTCACCGACCCGGTGCTGCGGGAGGAGTTGGGCGCCAAGGCCCGCATCCGCAGCGCGGAGTTCTCCTGGGCGCTCAGCGCCGACGCGATGCGCAGCGTGCTCGAATCGGTGCACGCGGGGGAGTTCGTCAGCGGCGTGGTCTGA
- a CDS encoding class I SAM-dependent methyltransferase: protein MAATDLFAHRATLGRAVGLLSAFRFEQSDPARFYGALATDTVDMVADLWTGVTSSPAAGRTVLDVGGGPGYFASAFESAGMRYIGVEPDPREMHAGPAGEPGAGTFVRASGTALPFADDSVDICLSSNVAEHVRHPWRLGNEMLRVTRPGGLAVLSYTVWLGPFGGHEMGLTHYLGGARAADRYARKHGHRPKNDYGSSLFAVSAADGLRWAASTGALVTAFPRYHPRWAWPVVAVPGLREFLVSNLVLVLAPS from the coding sequence GTGGCCGCCACCGATCTGTTCGCCCACCGGGCCACGCTGGGTCGCGCCGTCGGCCTGCTCAGCGCCTTCCGGTTCGAGCAGTCCGATCCGGCCCGCTTCTACGGTGCACTGGCCACCGACACCGTGGACATGGTCGCCGATCTGTGGACCGGCGTGACGTCATCGCCGGCCGCCGGCCGGACCGTCCTCGACGTCGGCGGCGGCCCGGGCTATTTCGCCTCGGCCTTCGAATCCGCCGGGATGCGCTACATCGGGGTCGAACCCGACCCGCGGGAGATGCACGCCGGTCCGGCCGGCGAACCCGGAGCCGGCACCTTCGTGCGCGCCTCGGGCACCGCGCTGCCGTTCGCCGACGACAGCGTGGACATCTGCCTGTCCTCCAATGTGGCCGAGCATGTGCGCCACCCCTGGCGCCTCGGCAACGAGATGCTGCGGGTCACCCGGCCCGGCGGGCTGGCGGTGCTGTCCTACACCGTCTGGCTGGGCCCGTTCGGCGGGCACGAGATGGGACTGACGCACTATCTGGGCGGCGCCCGGGCCGCGGACCGGTACGCCCGCAAACACGGCCACCGACCCAAGAACGACTACGGTTCGTCGTTGTTCGCCGTGTCGGCGGCCGACGGCCTGCGCTGGGCGGCCAGCACCGGGGCTCTGGTCACCGCATTCCCCCGCTACCACCCACGATGGGCGTGGCCGGTGGTCGCCGTGCCCGGTCTGCGGGAGTTCCTGGTGAGCAATCTGGTGCTGGTCCTTGCACCGTCGTGA
- a CDS encoding nuclear transport factor 2 family protein — MFDEEEFQAALARPRLQGHVPTYLKSNRAEPIRVYQEHELQAMTKQWFVDFDRKLEHYSKAFDQDLTWVMTWAKKYWWSFLVRDMSINDELYAPDVRYTDVTTFGRTIVGIDDFVTYNFAFFDAIPDWRYDPLPDQVYIDVTPEGTVRTVIRYIGSGHWTGPLRLHPYDESAPTVWGNGTFLQCPAVDRYHFNADGLMQEGETLFDILDGLQRAAVLPSSDSWQLHTLFAASKIPAAASQLSTELQRRVTSLLRLG, encoded by the coding sequence GTGTTCGATGAGGAAGAGTTCCAGGCCGCGCTCGCCCGTCCCCGACTGCAGGGACACGTGCCGACTTACCTGAAGTCGAACCGCGCAGAACCCATTCGCGTCTATCAGGAGCATGAGCTGCAGGCGATGACCAAGCAGTGGTTCGTCGACTTCGACCGCAAGCTGGAGCACTACAGCAAGGCCTTCGACCAGGACCTGACCTGGGTGATGACGTGGGCCAAGAAGTACTGGTGGAGCTTTCTGGTCCGCGATATGAGCATCAACGATGAGCTCTACGCCCCCGATGTGCGCTACACCGATGTGACGACCTTCGGCCGCACCATCGTCGGCATCGACGACTTCGTGACCTACAACTTCGCCTTCTTCGACGCCATCCCGGACTGGCGTTATGACCCGCTGCCCGACCAGGTGTACATCGACGTCACCCCGGAGGGCACCGTCCGCACCGTCATCCGCTACATCGGCAGCGGGCACTGGACCGGGCCGCTGCGCCTGCATCCCTACGACGAGTCCGCGCCCACCGTCTGGGGCAACGGCACCTTCCTGCAGTGCCCCGCGGTGGACCGCTACCACTTCAACGCCGACGGCCTGATGCAGGAGGGCGAGACGCTCTTCGACATCCTCGACGGACTGCAGCGCGCCGCCGTGCTGCCCAGCAGCGACAGCTGGCAACTGCACACCCTGTTCGCGGCGTCCAAGATCCCGGCCGCCGCATCGCAGCTGTCCACCGAACTGCAGCGGCGGGTGACCTCCCTGCTCCGGCTGGGGTGA
- a CDS encoding oxygenase MpaB family protein — translation MNQQAAPHPADPEVSTDPGYYGPDSVTWRVLTSPAAALMIAQITNLLEAPHIDFQNVLYDHDPLFPTNRRRQRGRDPRARKGGSFHDRLRRTLAVPLPIVFGDKQAADACARRLFNYHRPLSGTGADGVTPYAAVDADTMLFAAVTISHAALIAYERFDFVDGVLPTRLPDADRDRYFAEMAQLAVLMGVPAEQIPRSTEEVAAYYKSVSAKFTWRPGFVRAQLGTALALLRPDGLDDIRATIADTVLVGSAAVAYAALPRPSRRLHGWPSFTDPLLDGVYLATLPLFALLRIGPVQRAAVTGYLGAADAAVLSTAREHRNQRKQA, via the coding sequence ATGAACCAGCAGGCAGCACCGCACCCCGCGGACCCCGAGGTCTCCACCGACCCCGGCTACTACGGACCGGACAGCGTCACCTGGCGGGTGCTGACCTCGCCGGCCGCGGCGCTGATGATCGCCCAGATCACCAACCTCCTGGAGGCGCCGCACATCGACTTCCAGAACGTGCTCTACGACCACGACCCGCTGTTCCCGACGAACCGGAGACGCCAGCGCGGACGCGACCCCCGGGCCCGTAAGGGCGGGTCCTTCCACGACCGGCTGCGCCGCACCCTGGCGGTGCCGCTGCCGATCGTGTTCGGCGACAAACAGGCCGCCGACGCCTGCGCCCGGCGGCTGTTCAACTACCACCGCCCGCTGTCGGGGACCGGCGCCGACGGTGTCACCCCGTACGCCGCGGTGGACGCCGACACCATGCTGTTCGCCGCGGTCACCATCAGCCACGCGGCGCTGATCGCCTACGAGCGGTTCGACTTCGTCGACGGTGTGCTGCCCACCCGACTGCCCGACGCCGACCGGGACCGCTACTTCGCCGAGATGGCGCAACTGGCGGTGTTGATGGGGGTGCCCGCCGAACAGATCCCGCGGTCCACGGAAGAGGTTGCGGCGTACTACAAGTCGGTTTCGGCGAAGTTCACCTGGCGTCCGGGTTTCGTCCGCGCGCAGCTGGGCACCGCGCTGGCCCTGCTGCGCCCGGACGGGCTGGACGACATCCGCGCGACGATCGCCGACACGGTGCTGGTCGGCTCGGCCGCCGTCGCCTACGCCGCACTGCCCCGACCCTCGCGGCGACTGCACGGGTGGCCGTCGTTCACCGACCCACTGCTGGACGGTGTCTACCTGGCCACACTGCCGCTGTTCGCGCTGTTGCGGATCGGCCCGGTGCAACGGGCCGCCGTCACCGGGTACCTCGGCGCCGCCGACGCCGCGGTGCTGTCGACGGCACGCGAGCACCGGAACCAGCGGAAACAGGCTTGA